In Microcaecilia unicolor chromosome 1, aMicUni1.1, whole genome shotgun sequence, the following are encoded in one genomic region:
- the LOC115482180 gene encoding olfactory receptor 1019-like isoform X1 translates to MSKGILTNHSTVTEFVLLGLTNDPVLQIILFVLFLLMYIITLLGSGVIITVIRLSPHLQTPMYFFLSHLSFIDLCYSSTITPKMLTGFLSKSNTISYLGCGMQMFIFCGFGSTECLLLAVMAYDRYVAICNPLLYTVIMTKKVCIQLVTFVYGGGFLNSLIQTICTFHLSFCGSNVINHFACDFLPLLILSCTDTFINELMIFVLAGLISIGSVLVILISYTYILSTILKIRSAEGRHKAFSTCASHLTCVTLYFGTIFFMYLRPRSSYSQEQDKVTTVFYTVVISMLNPLIYSLRNQDVKQALKKMISSVLKQLS, encoded by the coding sequence ACCAATGATCCAGTTCTTCAGATAATACTCTTTGTTCTGTTCTTATTAATGTACATAATCACCCTGCTGggcagtggggtcatcattacaGTGATCAGACTCAGTCCTCATCTTCAAACGCCCATGTACTTTTTCCTCAGTCACTTGTCCTTTATAGACCTCTGTTACTCATCCACCATCACTCCCAAGATGTtgactggcttcctatcaaaaaGCAATACAATTTCATATCTTGGGTGTGGAATGCAGATGTTTATATTTTGTGGCTTTGGAAGCACAGAGTGTCTTCTACTAGCAGTGATGGCATATGATCGTTATGTGGCCATATGTAACCCACTGCTTTATACAGTCATTATGACTAAAAAAGTCTGTATTCAGTTGGTAACATTTGTATACGGAGGAGGATTTCTGAATTCTCTAATACAGACCATCTGCACTTTTCATTTATCGTTCTGTGGATCGAATGTGATTAATCATTTTGCTTgtgattttctacctttgttaattCTCTCCTGCACTGACACATTCATTAATGAACTGATGATTTTTGTCCTTGCTGGACTCATTAGCATTGGCTCTGTTCTGGTGATTTTGATCTCATACACTTACATTCTTTCTACCATCCTGAAAATCCGGTCCGCGGAAGGTAGACACAAAGCTTTTTCCACATGTGCCTCCCATTTGACTTGTGTTACATTATATTTTGGCACAATTTTCTTTATGTATCTTAGACCCAGATCAAGCTATTCACAGGAACAGGATAAAGTGACTACTGTGTTTTATACTGTGGTGATTTCCATGTTAAATCCTCTAATCTACAGCCTGAGAAACCAGGATGTCAAGCAAGCATTGAAAAAAATGATATCTTCAGTACTGAAACAACTGTCATAA
- the LOC115482180 gene encoding olfactory receptor 1019-like isoform X2, which translates to MKVTNHSTVTEFVLLGLTNDPVLQIILFVLFLLMYIITLLGSGVIITVIRLSPHLQTPMYFFLSHLSFIDLCYSSTITPKMLTGFLSKSNTISYLGCGMQMFIFCGFGSTECLLLAVMAYDRYVAICNPLLYTVIMTKKVCIQLVTFVYGGGFLNSLIQTICTFHLSFCGSNVINHFACDFLPLLILSCTDTFINELMIFVLAGLISIGSVLVILISYTYILSTILKIRSAEGRHKAFSTCASHLTCVTLYFGTIFFMYLRPRSSYSQEQDKVTTVFYTVVISMLNPLIYSLRNQDVKQALKKMISSVLKQLS; encoded by the coding sequence ACCAATGATCCAGTTCTTCAGATAATACTCTTTGTTCTGTTCTTATTAATGTACATAATCACCCTGCTGggcagtggggtcatcattacaGTGATCAGACTCAGTCCTCATCTTCAAACGCCCATGTACTTTTTCCTCAGTCACTTGTCCTTTATAGACCTCTGTTACTCATCCACCATCACTCCCAAGATGTtgactggcttcctatcaaaaaGCAATACAATTTCATATCTTGGGTGTGGAATGCAGATGTTTATATTTTGTGGCTTTGGAAGCACAGAGTGTCTTCTACTAGCAGTGATGGCATATGATCGTTATGTGGCCATATGTAACCCACTGCTTTATACAGTCATTATGACTAAAAAAGTCTGTATTCAGTTGGTAACATTTGTATACGGAGGAGGATTTCTGAATTCTCTAATACAGACCATCTGCACTTTTCATTTATCGTTCTGTGGATCGAATGTGATTAATCATTTTGCTTgtgattttctacctttgttaattCTCTCCTGCACTGACACATTCATTAATGAACTGATGATTTTTGTCCTTGCTGGACTCATTAGCATTGGCTCTGTTCTGGTGATTTTGATCTCATACACTTACATTCTTTCTACCATCCTGAAAATCCGGTCCGCGGAAGGTAGACACAAAGCTTTTTCCACATGTGCCTCCCATTTGACTTGTGTTACATTATATTTTGGCACAATTTTCTTTATGTATCTTAGACCCAGATCAAGCTATTCACAGGAACAGGATAAAGTGACTACTGTGTTTTATACTGTGGTGATTTCCATGTTAAATCCTCTAATCTACAGCCTGAGAAACCAGGATGTCAAGCAAGCATTGAAAAAAATGATATCTTCAGTACTGAAACAACTGTCATAA